In Haliovirga abyssi, the sequence AATCTTAGGTCTGTTGCTGCTATTGTTTGTGTAACTATTATTTCATTTGTTGTTAGTGTCCCTTTTATCTTTGCGTTTCCATTTACATCTAATTTAGCACTTGGAGTAGTTGTTCCTATTCCGACTTCTCCGCTTCTTTTTATAAATAATCTGCTTCTCCAACCATTGTAATTTCCTTCTATACTATATCCTCCATCCATTCCAGCATCACTTCGCATTCCTACATTCCAACCATATCCATTATCTTTAGTTTTAAACATATGTCTTGCAAAGGCTCCAGCTCCATCAGCTTCTAATAATACATCTACTGAACCTTTCTTCTTGATATGTAATATCCTTTTAGGCCTTTCTACTCCAATTCCAACTTTACTATCCATCAATGTTAATCCACTTTCTTGGTCTCTTACATTTGATAACCTTATAAATCTACTGTGATATAAAAATAATTTCTTAGAATAACCATCATCCCCAGTTATATACGAATCTCCCGCTAAATTTGAATTATCTTTAAAAATTAATTTCTTATATTCCCCATTTAATTTTATATTTCCATTTACTTCTAATTTTTCACTAGGATTAGATGTCCCTATCCCTACATTTCCATTCTCTCTTAAGGTTAAAACATTCAAGCTTTTCATAGTAACTGACTCAGAAAATATGAAATCAAATCTTTTCCCATATTCATTTCCATAAGTAGTTAATCTCCAAGTATGTGTATCTCCCCTTGGTGTAAAATCTAATGGAGTTATTTTAGAGCGAGTCAAGTCCAATTCATTATTAATTACCAAATTTTCCATAACCTCCCCACCAAAACTTACAATCCCAACCATAACCATAATAATCCCTATCAATACTTTTCTCATCTCTAACCTCTCCTTAATTATTTTTTCTCTATTACTCACTTTATTGTGCTTTTTTAATAAGCTCACTCATATCTCTTGCCATTTTTATAGTTTCTCCATCTTCTACTATTCTTGGTGTAATATAAATTAATAATTCTGTTTGGTTGCTATCTCTACTTTTTGTTTTAAATAACTCGCCTAATAAAGGGATATCTTTTAATATTGGAATTCCTGACTCTTTTTCTGTTATTACATTTTGCTCTAACCCGCCAATTACTATGGTTTCTCCATCTTTTACTCTTACTGTTGTTTTGGCTTCTCTTTTACTTACTGTTGGTGGTCCTTCTGCTGGTGCTGCTCCTCCTATATTGCTTATTGTTGGATTTAACTTTAAACTTATATCTCCTGTTGAATTTATCCATGGAGTTACATCTAGTGTTACTCCAGCATTTACACTTTTATAATCTATCTTTTCTTTGCCTTCGTTATCTAAAGTTACAACTTTATAATACTGAACTGTTCCTACATTTATTACTGCCTTTTCTCCGTTTATTGTTGTTATACTTGGCTTGGCTTTAATTTTTGCTAATCCTTGTTGTATTAACAATTGTAATTTTGTATAAAATACATCGTTTAATTTTGTTGCATTTTCATATGTAAACTCTCCTGAATTTGTATCAAATACATTTAATTTTTTTCCCCTTGTTGTTACCCCCTCTAATTGTAATCCTAGTTTCTGTGTATTATTTTTATTTTTTGATATTTCTACTATTAATGCTTCAATTTTTATTTGTGGTACTTTTTCATCTAATTTTTTTATATATGATTTCAATTTTGACATATCTTTATCCGTCCCTGAAAACAGAAGAGCATTCTGATTTGAAATAACTTTTATATTTGCAACTGAAAAATCATTTGGAAGTAAAGATGGCACTTTCTCAGCCTGAATAAATTTCAATTTTATTAATTCTGTTGAATTAAATATATCATTCCCTACTCCCATGCTATTTTTTCTCGTAATTATATAAATCTTATTTTCTATTTTATATGTATAATTAGCTCCCTCTAGTAAAATGTTTATAACTTCATTTAAATTAGCATTTTCTAATTTTAATGATATCGACTCAACTCCCGAAGTTAATATCATCATATTTAAACCTGCTATTGTTGATATTTTTTTTAATATTTTTATTACATTTTCATTTTCTGCATCTATAGACACTTTCCCCTTATTATATGATATTTTTAGTTTACTTGGTATTCTTGCTCTGCTTATTCCAGATGTAATTTTATAAATCCCTCTATCTTTCATAATAGAATATCCATTAGTTTCAAATAATACAACTAATCCTGAATCTATATCCACATCTCTTACTCTGCCTGATATATTTCCTTTTACATTATTATCTACAACAATATTCAATCCTGCTTTTTCTGTAAGTTCTTTTGCTACCTCTCGTATATCAACATCATATATGCTATAACTTAGTTTATTCCCGTTAATACTTATTTCTGCCATATTTTTTGGAATAACTTTCCTTTTTACATAAAAAGTATTATCTGTTATTTTTATAATCTCATAATTATATACTTTTTCTAATATACTTAATGTATTCTTTAGAGTAACATTTTCAAGATTAAGTGATATCTTACCATGTATTTCAGGACTTGATATTATATTCATTCCACTTTGTTTTGTAAGTAATACAAATACATCTTTTGCTTCTGCTCCTAAAACGCTTATATTTATCAGTTTTTCTTGTGCAAATACAATGTTTGTATACATAATAATCATAAAAATAATAAACATTAACTTTTTCATCTTTTGCCTCCTTTAATATATGCTATTAAGATTATGTTTGTCATTAAAATATCTGTTTTTTTCTTTATCTCAAGAGCTTCAATGTACATTTTTTTTTCATATGAAAATGTTTCTAAAAATGTTATTGTATTTTCATATTCTCCTTCAAGCAAAATATGAAATGAAATTTTAGTTATACCTACCTTTTTAATTTCTTCAATATTAATACTTTTATTTTTTATTTTTAAATTATCTTTTATACTTTCTTTATTTATTTTATCCATAATATTAAATTGAACATTTTTAATATTATCATTAAATATTTTTTTTGAAATATCTACCTCGTCATTTTCAATATTTTCCTTTTGCTTTTTATAGCTTATATAATTTCCTATATCATTTCTAACTAATTTAGATTCAGCTAAAGTTTTTTCTATTTTCATTCCTAATCTCCTGTTTTCATCAATCAATGGCAATAAATACCACTTTACATATGAAACAGAAATTATTATAATTATTGTTATTAACATCATTATCTTTTCTCTTTTTTGCAATTTACTCAACTAATTCACCTTCTATTCTAAATCTCTCTTTTTGCTTTTCTGTTATTATACTTCCTCTAAATTTTAATTTTAAAAATTTTTTCGACTGTTCAAGTTTTTTTAAAAATTCAGAAGCATTTTTGCTCTTTCCTGATATTCCCTGTAGCTTGTTCTTTTGAAATGTAATTCTGTCTATTTCAGTTGTAGAATCAGAAACATCCGCTATCACCGCTAACCATTTTATATAACTTTTACTCTCAAATACTGATACTAACTCTTTTAATTTTTCTACTTCTTTTGTTTTACTTTTAAGATATTTTTTCATTTCCATAATATTGCCTTCAGGTTTTTTTAGTTTTTCATTTATGCTTTTAAGTTTTAACAAACTGTTTTTATAGTTTTGATTCATATATATGAGTTTTGTATTATACATAATGAATATTATAGTTACCATAAAAATAGATGCATATTTAAAAATAATTCTACTTTTATTTATATCTTTTACTGATATTAAAAAATTTAATTTATTCAATTTTTTTCCTGCTTTTTTTCTTAATTTATCAATTTTTTCATAACTATCAAGATTATACACATCTCCATCTGATTCAAATAACTCCCTTTTATCTTCTGTTTTGTATAATTCTATATCTTTTTCTTTATATACATATTTATTTTCTAATCTATAAATAAGTCTCTTTTCATTTGTAAATAAAATTTCTGTTAATGGATATATCCCTCCTATATTTACTCTTTTATCAAATTTCATTTTAAACTTTCTTTTTTCTACTATAAATATCTTTAAATTCAAATTATTATCTTTTTTAGATATAGTGTATTTATAATTTACATCTTCTCTTGGAAATAGTAGATTATTTAAAACATTCATCTCTATCATATTATTTATTCTACTTTTTAATTTCTTTAATATGGTTATTTGTTTATATATCACATAATCAGGTGTTATAAACCACTGTATATTGACTTTTTTATAATTTTCACTTAGATACCTATTTAATTCTTCAATTCCTTCAAATGTTTTTTTCTCATTATTACTAAAAAAACAAATATGAATATCTCTAAAAGATATCACGTAACAATTTTCAATCATACCGTTTCTCCTCAAATTTTATCATTTTATAAATCTCTCATTAAATAGATTGATATATTTTTTGTTATTATTTTATTGGATTTTTTAAAAAATCTTATAGTAATTACTTTTGGCATTTTCTTCTCTTTAAGGAAGTCCCATTCACTCTTCCATTCACCATTTAAACCTATATAGATAAATTCCACTCTTGCGTACTCTTCTTCCTCTGTTAAATCAAATTCCTTTTTATTCTCTTTAATAATTAGTTTATAACCATTAAAAAATATCTTAATATGCTTTTCTTCATTTTTTAATATCCTATCAAATTCCATCTCATTATATTTACCTTTAAAATCCATAGTTGAATTAATATTTCGCAAGTTATATTTTAATATCTCTACTATTTTATCTTCTGTCCCTATTAATTTTTCTGTTTTCATATTTAAACTTTTATTTATTATAGATAGAAAAGCAATTGCAGAATAGATTACAAGACTGGATATAGAAATAGCTATAAGTAATTCTATTAATGTAAATCCTTTCTCAATTTTCATTTTTCTTTGCTTCCTCTTGGTTAAAAATTGCAGATAATATATCATGTTTTTCAATTCCTTTTATTTTATAATTTGCTCTAAATGTTCTTTTAATCAGATTATTTTCTATTCTTTCTTCTGTTATATTCCAATTAATTTCTATTCTATTAATATCATCTACACCATTTAAACCATAACTTATTTTATCATTTATCTCTTCTA encodes:
- a CDS encoding secretin and TonB N-terminal domain-containing protein: MKKLMFIIFMIIMYTNIVFAQEKLINISVLGAEAKDVFVLLTKQSGMNIISSPEIHGKISLNLENVTLKNTLSILEKVYNYEIIKITDNTFYVKRKVIPKNMAEISINGNKLSYSIYDVDIREVAKELTEKAGLNIVVDNNVKGNISGRVRDVDIDSGLVVLFETNGYSIMKDRGIYKITSGISRARIPSKLKISYNKGKVSIDAENENVIKILKKISTIAGLNMMILTSGVESISLKLENANLNEVINILLEGANYTYKIENKIYIITRKNSMGVGNDIFNSTELIKLKFIQAEKVPSLLPNDFSVANIKVISNQNALLFSGTDKDMSKLKSYIKKLDEKVPQIKIEALIVEISKNKNNTQKLGLQLEGVTTRGKKLNVFDTNSGEFTYENATKLNDVFYTKLQLLIQQGLAKIKAKPSITTINGEKAVINVGTVQYYKVVTLDNEGKEKIDYKSVNAGVTLDVTPWINSTGDISLKLNPTISNIGGAAPAEGPPTVSKREAKTTVRVKDGETIVIGGLEQNVITEKESGIPILKDIPLLGELFKTKSRDSNQTELLIYITPRIVEDGETIKMARDMSELIKKAQ
- a CDS encoding PilW family protein, whose protein sequence is MKIEKGFTLIELLIAISISSLVIYSAIAFLSIINKSLNMKTEKLIGTEDKIVEILKYNLRNINSTMDFKGKYNEMEFDRILKNEEKHIKIFFNGYKLIIKENKKEFDLTEEEEYARVEFIYIGLNGEWKSEWDFLKEKKMPKVITIRFFKKSNKIITKNISIYLMRDL
- a CDS encoding type IV pilus modification PilV family protein, translated to MSNNRGFTLIEVLVAAAILAMSVPSFISLTIKLSNNNINYIVKSKVHKLGANKLEEINDKISYGLNGVDDINRIEINWNITEERIENNLIKRTFRANYKIKGIEKHDILSAIFNQEEAKKNEN